The Lujinxingia sediminis genome contains a region encoding:
- a CDS encoding c-type cytochrome domain-containing protein, producing MFAQRLHTLLLCGGLATASLACGPDFSADALGDFSNFEPQRPDFGDEQHTPPPTYEGENAMVIEAIERYRTGNDLHKKVVTRTCSPNGGVCHNQSEYPDLRTPANFLATINAPCNVQPGDWTSVDDRCEQSGDRFIIGGQNAAEVEIGHVEYIAGDIGDYRAEDMVPEPGSPGFHVFLRDPLPIEREEVWGGGRFIRTFINDEGIIEDLPYATFTTRWWILDGGRHLVGEVRNYQIDQVNELNTVGIVQGDMNRNGIYGAREERPASLLTPGSPERSYLIGRMRGTMMGEPVAGSRMPLANQPLTIPEMLALFCFVEGLPADGSWPDMGAPINYAECSYSDDPENLNLLGEGVTWKGRVSKVLQANCGGCHGGNNPAEDLDLRSEDAYEHLFGTSVQNPELKLIEPGEPERSYLWLKLINDESIEGYPMPYNPLTGEGSLREGELGDIQTWITNGAIRDE from the coding sequence ATGTTCGCGCAACGACTTCATACTCTGCTTCTCTGCGGCGGCCTGGCCACCGCCTCCCTGGCCTGTGGCCCCGACTTCTCGGCCGACGCCCTGGGCGACTTTTCCAACTTTGAGCCTCAGCGCCCCGACTTTGGAGACGAGCAGCACACGCCCCCTCCCACCTACGAGGGTGAGAACGCCATGGTCATCGAGGCCATCGAGCGCTACCGCACCGGTAACGACCTTCATAAAAAAGTCGTTACCCGCACCTGCAGCCCCAATGGCGGCGTCTGCCACAACCAATCGGAGTACCCCGACCTTCGCACCCCGGCCAACTTCCTGGCCACCATCAACGCCCCCTGCAACGTGCAGCCCGGCGACTGGACCTCGGTCGATGATCGCTGCGAGCAGAGCGGCGACCGCTTCATCATCGGTGGGCAGAACGCCGCGGAGGTTGAAATCGGACATGTCGAATACATCGCCGGCGACATCGGCGACTACCGCGCCGAAGACATGGTCCCCGAGCCCGGCAGCCCCGGCTTCCACGTTTTCCTGCGCGATCCGCTCCCCATCGAGCGCGAAGAGGTCTGGGGCGGAGGCCGCTTCATCCGAACCTTCATCAACGATGAGGGAATCATTGAGGATCTTCCCTACGCCACCTTCACCACCCGCTGGTGGATCCTCGACGGCGGCCGCCACCTCGTCGGCGAAGTTCGCAACTACCAGATCGATCAGGTCAATGAGCTCAACACGGTGGGCATCGTCCAGGGCGACATGAACCGCAACGGCATCTACGGTGCCCGAGAAGAGCGCCCCGCCTCGCTGCTCACCCCGGGCAGCCCCGAGCGCAGCTACCTCATCGGGCGCATGCGCGGCACGATGATGGGCGAACCCGTCGCCGGCTCTCGCATGCCGCTTGCCAATCAGCCCCTGACCATCCCCGAGATGCTCGCCCTCTTCTGCTTTGTCGAGGGCCTGCCCGCCGATGGCAGCTGGCCGGATATGGGCGCGCCCATCAACTACGCCGAATGCAGCTACAGCGACGATCCCGAAAACCTCAACCTCCTGGGCGAAGGTGTCACCTGGAAGGGCCGCGTCTCCAAGGTCCTGCAGGCCAACTGCGGCGGCTGCCACGGCGGAAACAACCCGGCCGAAGACCTCGACCTGCGTAGCGAAGACGCCTACGAGCATCTCTTTGGCACCTCGGTGCAAAATCCCGAGCTCAAGCTCATTGAGCCCGGCGAGCCCGAACGCAGCTACCTGTGGCTCAAGCTGATTAACGACGAGAGCATCGAGGGCTACCCGATGCCCTACAACCCGCTGACCGGTGAGGGCAGCCTGCGCGAAGGCGAGCTCGGTGACATTCAGACCTGGATCACCAACGGCGCCATCCGCGACGAATAG
- a CDS encoding DUF1501 domain-containing protein, with product MTDHNAKKGFKPGRRSFLKGMGVAAATIAMPHVWVPNKALAQTEARGAAKHLIYIRLSGGFRFSAAFNGESASEFNPFGKAENVASATEWGVGKLFELAGWLNGDQGAERAALGMRPVTEMSDQIAVLPCVDHEPLSARADGNHNTGLQRFNTGYVGGGTSFLTMINYGLRERFAAAREQGTVALPAFSLGDSGMAMGAGPYAAHRPPVMQGDGFERFGFSAANTLPDWAQSMASSVDERYRAVHHPQNRAGVDAYMQTRAATELYAEIFNDEILKIRNNSDEPIDGLSNRQLATIFGDSRAARNIRLALRLFHFGCPAVYLNQGSYDMHSGEEAGLPRHMEELGRILSGLEVALKALTHPEGGTYWDHTLVVCGSEFGRTARGSRFNSARGSDHAGDFATRWMSMPVMGGLVTAAGNGGRSFGMTRPADLAPEGQVYSYRSLLKTLMDALGCDHREFFPADRPFDDLFA from the coding sequence ATGACCGATCACAACGCCAAAAAAGGTTTCAAGCCCGGGCGGCGCTCCTTCCTCAAAGGCATGGGTGTGGCCGCGGCCACCATCGCCATGCCGCACGTCTGGGTGCCCAACAAGGCGCTGGCCCAGACCGAGGCGCGCGGCGCAGCCAAACACCTGATCTACATCCGCCTCTCCGGTGGCTTTCGCTTCAGCGCGGCCTTCAACGGCGAATCCGCCTCGGAGTTCAACCCTTTTGGCAAAGCCGAAAACGTCGCCAGCGCCACCGAGTGGGGCGTGGGCAAACTCTTTGAGCTGGCCGGCTGGCTCAACGGCGACCAGGGTGCCGAGCGCGCCGCGCTCGGCATGCGCCCGGTCACCGAGATGTCCGACCAGATCGCGGTGCTCCCCTGCGTCGATCACGAACCCCTCTCGGCCCGCGCCGACGGCAACCACAACACCGGCCTGCAGCGCTTCAACACAGGTTACGTCGGCGGCGGCACGAGCTTTCTGACGATGATCAACTACGGGCTGCGCGAGCGCTTTGCCGCGGCCCGCGAGCAGGGCACCGTGGCGCTTCCCGCCTTCTCGCTGGGCGACTCCGGCATGGCCATGGGCGCCGGCCCCTACGCCGCCCACCGCCCCCCGGTGATGCAGGGCGACGGTTTTGAGCGCTTCGGCTTCTCGGCGGCCAACACCCTGCCCGACTGGGCCCAGTCGATGGCCAGCTCCGTCGATGAGCGCTACCGCGCGGTCCACCACCCGCAGAACCGCGCCGGCGTCGACGCGTACATGCAGACCCGCGCGGCCACCGAACTCTACGCCGAGATCTTCAACGACGAGATCCTCAAGATCCGCAACAACTCCGACGAGCCCATCGACGGGCTGAGCAACCGCCAGCTCGCCACGATCTTCGGCGACAGCCGCGCCGCCCGAAACATTCGCCTGGCGCTGCGCCTCTTCCACTTCGGCTGCCCGGCGGTCTACCTCAACCAGGGCTCCTACGACATGCACTCCGGCGAGGAAGCTGGCCTTCCACGCCATATGGAAGAGCTCGGGCGTATCTTAAGCGGCCTGGAGGTCGCCCTCAAAGCCCTGACCCACCCCGAGGGTGGCACCTACTGGGATCACACCCTTGTGGTCTGCGGCAGCGAGTTCGGCCGCACCGCCCGCGGCAGCCGATTCAACTCCGCGCGCGGCAGCGACCACGCCGGCGACTTCGCCACCCGCTGGATGTCGATGCCCGTGATGGGAGGTCTTGTGACCGCGGCCGGAAACGGCGGCCGCTCCTTCGGCATGACACGCCCCGCGGATCTGGCCCCGGAGGGCCAGGTCTACAGCTACCGCTCCCTGCTCAAGACCCTGATGGATGCGCTGGGCTGCGATCACCGCGAGTTCTTCCCTGCCGATCGCCCCTTCGACGATCTCTTCGCCTGA
- a CDS encoding acyl-CoA dehydrogenase, with translation MSASTPGATHPDLEALQELLDSRPLLPLLPMIYMAWADGELHERELLELRERMTTKLGLSASDQQVLASWLDPQNPPGPVALRYLLRALHRDADALATDERLSLAELGLRMARTAPPEEGSPGEEELRTSLREIEDALGVVSTEAAEHLRPEPREHPAQPPSRNLDFEPDKLGELLDAPHQTTRQMVRDLLASDAFAYNDGLPLKDYRELVVTWLRALADAGIGERCVPEKRADGTRDMSEFLAIFESLGHFDLSLLVKFGVQFGLFGGSIMFMGTEHHHRTYLPRVASLELQGCYAMTEMGRGSNVRELETTATYEHASRSFIIHTPTETARKEWIGGAGTYATLATVYARLIVEGVNHGVHALLVPIRDDQGQPMPGVRIEDQGLKMGLNGVDNGRIWFDQVRVPRENLLNRYGNVSEDGHYESPIPGPNKRFFTMLGTLVAGRLGVSAAGLSAAKSALTIATRYSDQRRQFGPAGAPEIPVLDYRMQQRALLPRIATAYALTFALRELTRRYNSVDPDRRQTEALAAGLKAYASNFALGASQAAREACGGQGYLWLNRIPAIRTDVDVFATFEGANVVMLQQVAKARIGEYAHELNDGNVFTMARVLARQATRTLSETNPLVTRNTDTKHLDDADFQLSALSYRENDLVAGVARRIKRRIDEGMDSFEAFNDCQDHVIAVANANIERFVLECFIDAEKATEEASLRRALSQLRRLFALSIIESDMAWFLENSYVQGAKAAAIRDRVNSLCSELRPDAVAFVDAFQIPDALLSAPIAFADGKAPADAQTQHARGIATP, from the coding sequence ATGTCCGCATCCACACCCGGTGCCACTCACCCCGATCTCGAAGCGCTGCAGGAACTTCTCGACTCACGTCCGCTTCTCCCCTTGCTCCCGATGATCTACATGGCCTGGGCCGATGGCGAACTTCACGAACGTGAACTCCTCGAGTTGCGAGAGCGCATGACGACGAAGCTGGGCCTGAGCGCCAGCGATCAACAGGTGCTCGCCAGCTGGCTCGACCCTCAGAATCCGCCCGGTCCGGTGGCCCTGCGCTACCTCTTACGCGCGTTGCACCGCGACGCAGACGCGCTGGCCACCGATGAACGCCTGAGCCTGGCCGAGCTGGGTCTGCGTATGGCCCGTACCGCGCCGCCCGAAGAGGGCTCCCCCGGCGAGGAGGAGCTGCGCACCTCCCTGCGCGAGATCGAGGATGCGCTGGGCGTTGTGAGCACGGAAGCCGCCGAACACCTTCGCCCCGAGCCCCGCGAACACCCCGCACAGCCGCCCTCACGCAACCTCGACTTTGAGCCCGACAAACTCGGCGAACTCCTCGACGCCCCTCACCAGACCACCCGGCAGATGGTGCGCGACCTGCTCGCCAGCGACGCCTTCGCATACAACGACGGCCTCCCCCTCAAAGACTACCGCGAGCTGGTTGTAACCTGGCTCAGAGCCCTGGCCGACGCCGGCATTGGCGAGCGCTGCGTACCCGAGAAACGCGCCGACGGCACCCGCGATATGAGCGAGTTTCTGGCGATCTTCGAGTCACTCGGTCACTTCGACTTGAGCCTGCTGGTGAAGTTCGGTGTGCAGTTCGGCCTCTTCGGCGGCTCCATCATGTTTATGGGCACCGAGCATCACCACCGCACGTACCTGCCGCGCGTGGCCAGCCTGGAGCTGCAGGGCTGCTACGCAATGACCGAGATGGGTCGCGGCTCCAACGTACGCGAATTGGAAACGACCGCCACCTACGAGCACGCATCCAGGTCCTTCATCATCCACACCCCCACCGAGACCGCGCGCAAAGAGTGGATCGGCGGGGCGGGAACCTACGCGACCCTGGCGACCGTCTACGCCCGGCTCATCGTTGAGGGTGTCAACCACGGGGTGCACGCCCTGCTCGTTCCCATCCGGGACGACCAGGGCCAGCCGATGCCCGGGGTGCGTATCGAAGACCAGGGGCTAAAGATGGGGCTCAACGGCGTGGACAACGGTCGCATCTGGTTTGACCAGGTGCGCGTACCTCGCGAGAACCTCCTCAACCGCTACGGCAACGTCAGCGAAGACGGCCATTATGAGAGCCCCATCCCCGGCCCCAACAAACGCTTCTTCACCATGCTCGGCACCCTGGTGGCCGGTCGTCTCGGCGTGAGCGCCGCCGGGCTAAGCGCCGCCAAATCCGCGCTGACCATCGCCACTCGCTACAGCGATCAGCGCCGCCAATTCGGACCGGCCGGAGCCCCCGAGATTCCGGTGCTCGACTACCGCATGCAGCAACGCGCACTGTTGCCCCGCATCGCCACCGCCTACGCGCTGACCTTTGCGCTGCGCGAGCTCACACGTCGCTACAACAGCGTCGATCCCGATCGTCGGCAGACCGAAGCGCTGGCCGCCGGACTCAAGGCCTACGCCTCGAACTTCGCTCTGGGAGCCTCTCAGGCCGCCCGTGAAGCCTGTGGGGGCCAGGGCTACCTCTGGCTCAACCGCATCCCGGCCATTCGCACCGACGTCGACGTCTTCGCCACCTTCGAAGGCGCCAACGTGGTGATGTTGCAGCAGGTCGCCAAGGCCCGCATCGGCGAATACGCCCATGAGCTCAACGACGGCAACGTCTTCACCATGGCCCGGGTACTGGCCCGGCAGGCCACCCGCACCCTCTCGGAAACCAACCCCCTCGTCACCCGCAACACCGACACCAAACACCTCGACGACGCCGACTTCCAGCTCAGCGCTCTGAGCTACCGCGAGAACGATCTGGTCGCCGGTGTGGCGCGCCGCATCAAGCGCCGCATCGACGAGGGCATGGACAGCTTTGAGGCGTTTAACGACTGCCAGGATCACGTCATCGCGGTGGCCAACGCCAACATCGAGCGTTTCGTGCTGGAGTGCTTCATCGATGCCGAAAAGGCCACCGAGGAAGCCTCGCTTCGCCGCGCTCTGAGCCAACTTCGTAGACTCTTCGCGCTGAGCATCATCGAAAGCGACATGGCCTGGTTTCTGGAAAATAGCTACGTCCAGGGAGCCAAAGCCGCTGCGATCCGCGACCGGGTCAACAGCCTCTGCTCCGAGCTCCGACCCGACGCAGTGGCCTTTGTCGACGCGTTTCAGATCCCCGATGCCCTGCTCTCGGCGCCGATCGCGTTTGCCGATGGCAAAGCTCCGGCCGACGCGCAGACGCAACACGCCCGCGGCATCGCCACGCCTTGA
- a CDS encoding DUF1549 domain-containing protein, producing MNRPQARPTPSWLRWIAPLALSLALVACHESDFDPRDPARGPGSAVGNDSTITDGNFPGGNDTIPSALDVEPPQGAQVPDCGAECLSFCDAQGLENPVHQGLCTSLWGVGLEPQPIYANEACRRLHVDLTGRFPTRDEVNRLCAGKSWDDIVNSLLATDAFVEVNQRYWADRFLYNTRALSIERIYDMDALVGKLYRGQVAYDHFAAIASAHPVLTRRHDTAGDRAEALFHLFMGRPPLGSERSDLARLYTLWTNGYYDHPTLNMRLSDSFIRYRCVDEEGNIDPESRGQCTSILYGYNELILTPDIRSVGEDNQMWSGLLRADEWEKLQMPGRLLARQQAFWETAVDDVIARYLGYDLGTMVPEVRAALVEHLLAHDGDIRSVHHAILTSVAYLQSARGLTETDHRWTFGPLKQVDSEVWLDTIKHTVDYELSSCDHRISDPRDLLDADSISAIALLESSKWEMREDGEDVRRDYSDLARNLGGCPSNEVGGRFKIVSILTTSTQLNFVNQVCNPAMTEGSGAAIETLLPAGVHPDAAVTPQLATQIVEHQVETFFGRPLTDDEREMAATHGDTCERARCRAAEFARPGCFALLSSSEMLFY from the coding sequence GTGAACCGTCCTCAAGCACGCCCCACCCCCAGCTGGCTGCGATGGATAGCCCCGCTGGCATTGAGCCTGGCGCTGGTCGCCTGCCACGAGAGCGACTTCGACCCGCGCGATCCCGCCCGCGGGCCGGGAAGCGCCGTCGGCAACGACTCCACCATCACCGACGGCAACTTCCCCGGCGGCAACGACACGATCCCCTCCGCCCTGGATGTCGAGCCTCCTCAGGGAGCTCAGGTGCCCGATTGCGGTGCCGAGTGCCTCTCATTTTGCGACGCACAGGGCCTGGAAAACCCCGTCCACCAGGGCCTGTGCACCAGCCTCTGGGGCGTGGGGCTTGAGCCGCAGCCGATCTACGCCAATGAAGCCTGCCGCAGACTGCACGTCGACCTGACCGGGCGCTTTCCGACCCGCGATGAGGTCAATCGCCTCTGCGCCGGCAAGTCCTGGGATGACATCGTCAACAGCCTCCTCGCCACCGATGCCTTCGTGGAGGTCAACCAGCGCTACTGGGCCGACCGCTTCCTCTACAACACCCGCGCGCTGAGCATTGAGCGCATCTACGATATGGATGCGCTCGTCGGCAAACTCTACCGCGGTCAGGTCGCCTACGATCACTTCGCGGCCATCGCCAGCGCCCACCCCGTGCTCACCCGTCGTCATGATACCGCTGGCGACCGCGCCGAGGCCCTCTTCCATCTCTTTATGGGCCGGCCCCCCCTGGGCAGCGAGCGCAGTGACCTGGCCCGCCTCTATACCCTGTGGACCAACGGCTACTACGACCACCCCACCCTCAACATGCGCCTGAGCGACTCCTTTATCCGCTACCGCTGCGTCGATGAGGAGGGCAACATCGATCCCGAGAGCCGCGGGCAGTGCACCAGCATCCTCTACGGCTACAACGAGCTCATCCTCACCCCGGATATCCGCTCGGTGGGCGAGGATAACCAGATGTGGAGTGGACTTCTGCGCGCCGACGAGTGGGAGAAGCTGCAGATGCCCGGACGCCTGCTCGCCAGGCAGCAAGCCTTCTGGGAGACGGCTGTCGACGACGTGATCGCGCGTTACCTGGGCTATGACCTGGGCACGATGGTCCCCGAGGTGCGTGCGGCGCTCGTCGAGCACCTGCTGGCTCATGACGGGGACATTCGCTCGGTACACCACGCCATCCTCACCTCGGTGGCCTACCTGCAGAGCGCTCGCGGGCTCACCGAGACCGACCACCGCTGGACCTTCGGGCCCTTAAAGCAGGTCGACTCCGAGGTCTGGCTCGACACCATCAAACACACCGTCGACTACGAGCTCTCCAGCTGCGACCACCGCATCAGCGACCCGCGCGATCTTCTCGACGCCGACTCCATCAGCGCGATTGCGCTTCTGGAATCCTCCAAATGGGAGATGCGCGAGGATGGCGAGGATGTGCGCCGCGACTACAGCGACCTGGCCCGCAACCTGGGGGGCTGTCCCTCCAATGAGGTCGGTGGGCGCTTTAAGATCGTCAGCATCCTGACCACCTCCACCCAGCTCAACTTCGTCAACCAGGTCTGCAACCCGGCGATGACCGAAGGAAGCGGTGCGGCCATTGAGACGCTCTTGCCCGCCGGCGTCCACCCCGACGCCGCGGTCACCCCGCAGCTGGCCACCCAGATCGTGGAGCATCAGGTCGAGACCTTCTTCGGCCGCCCGCTCACCGATGATGAACGCGAGATGGCCGCCACTCACGGCGACACCTGCGAGCGTGCCCGCTGCCGCGCCGCCGAGTTCGCTCGCCCCGGCTGCTTTGCCCTGCTCTCCAGCTCCGAGATGCTCTTTTACTGA
- a CDS encoding type 1 glutamine amidotransferase — MLHRSPRILLLQARTADDPMARHELEAFATQCDLDLDAFATFNIATTPARTFPVEGYDAVMVGGAGAFSLVEGGFDWHRDFLDLTRRLIEARVPMFASCFGFQAIVQALGGTLERDPERAELGTFPIELTEQGHSDPLFGELPEVFDAQLGHNDSAITLPDELVHLASSERCVYQAVRVRGRPVIATQFHPELGREGNLDRFRNYLNNYKPEGQTFEEAMAYAERIHRPSPHACGLLKAFVADVALHIEGRRALQAGDV; from the coding sequence ATGCTCCACCGCTCACCCCGCATTCTCCTGCTCCAGGCCCGCACCGCCGACGACCCGATGGCTCGCCATGAGCTGGAGGCCTTCGCCACCCAGTGCGACCTCGATCTCGATGCTTTCGCCACCTTCAACATCGCCACCACCCCGGCCCGCACCTTCCCCGTCGAGGGCTATGACGCGGTGATGGTCGGTGGAGCCGGTGCGTTTTCGCTGGTGGAGGGGGGCTTTGACTGGCACCGGGACTTTCTCGATCTGACGCGGCGGCTGATCGAGGCGCGCGTGCCGATGTTTGCCTCCTGCTTCGGGTTTCAGGCCATCGTCCAGGCCCTGGGCGGCACCCTGGAGCGCGATCCGGAGCGCGCCGAGCTGGGCACCTTCCCGATCGAGCTGACCGAGCAAGGCCACAGCGACCCGCTCTTCGGCGAGCTTCCGGAGGTTTTTGATGCGCAGCTCGGGCATAATGACAGCGCGATCACGCTTCCCGATGAGCTGGTGCACCTGGCCTCCAGCGAGCGCTGCGTGTATCAGGCGGTCAGAGTGCGAGGACGGCCGGTGATCGCCACCCAGTTCCACCCGGAGCTCGGACGTGAGGGAAATCTGGACCGCTTTCGCAACTACCTCAACAATTACAAACCCGAAGGTCAGACCTTCGAAGAAGCCATGGCCTACGCCGAGCGCATCCACCGCCCCAGCCCACACGCCTGCGGCCTGCTCAAAGCCTTTGTCGCCGACGTCGCCCTGCACATCGAAGGGCGACGCGCGCTGCAAGCCGGCGATGTCTAA
- a CDS encoding hybrid sensor histidine kinase/response regulator: protein MSESTSELEGLRKLYEFTRHVLSGQAEGGALRRLVEATRELTNADHVYLFTSRSQRLEIRAQANSEYGDDLSESDDDEGFSTSIVNRVFESGQPLLVNDLPNHPVLGRAPSIMELSLRSAICAPYTIEGRIAGVIYASVHRITDAFTAWHLELLKVAASQAGLLLSSALVSEALRESEARHRSVVEMSRSAIVVVGGDEVLFANQAAHRLWGMSPQDFVARRLAELFDGWRSGAYLESVEQNESVESAEAWAVRVDGSTLSVEASAQPIVFDGRDAMQLMISGVAEKKAILAERLRMDRLVVMGTMAATVGHEINNPLSYVHANLDFALEELDVWMGERGFEGESHGLGEVFAGLRSALEGAERIRGVVESIQSFSALERGMPSATWIDQPLYSSVRMARGEMGPRIEIDLRLASTSPVTMSQAQLGQIFMNLLINAAHALSDAAVGQPRVVVRSYQEGDWVWVEFEDNGPGIDEALVPHVFEPFITTKEASRGTGLGLAICHQIVADCGGEIRAERGEQGGCLMRLRLPAASEPTTQIFEVYENEMESERRGKVLVVDPDPTIGASLKRVLRAQHDVDVVTDVEEASRALARALPEYDVVICDVRLRGGAGLETVQWVRRHAPRYWQRLVAMTASACSRSQRLMLDELPNPWLRKPFELANLRGIVAALVRANEEHRAREQAHRLSGARIRTLPDGES, encoded by the coding sequence ATGAGCGAGTCAACCAGCGAGCTGGAGGGCCTTCGTAAACTCTACGAGTTTACAAGGCATGTGTTGTCGGGGCAGGCCGAGGGCGGGGCATTGCGGCGACTTGTCGAGGCGACGCGTGAGTTGACCAACGCCGACCACGTCTATCTCTTTACCAGCCGCAGCCAGAGGTTGGAGATCCGCGCGCAGGCTAACAGCGAATATGGGGACGATCTCAGCGAGAGCGATGACGACGAGGGCTTCTCGACGAGCATCGTCAACCGGGTCTTTGAGAGTGGTCAGCCATTGCTGGTCAACGACCTGCCCAATCACCCGGTGCTGGGGCGAGCGCCGTCGATCATGGAGTTGAGTCTGCGCAGCGCGATCTGCGCGCCCTACACCATTGAGGGACGTATCGCCGGGGTGATCTACGCCTCGGTGCATCGCATCACCGATGCGTTTACCGCCTGGCATCTGGAACTCTTGAAGGTTGCGGCCAGCCAGGCCGGGCTCCTCTTGAGCAGCGCGCTGGTCAGCGAGGCGTTACGGGAGAGCGAGGCGCGGCATCGATCGGTGGTGGAGATGTCACGCTCGGCGATTGTGGTGGTGGGCGGCGATGAGGTGCTCTTTGCCAACCAGGCCGCTCACCGGCTCTGGGGAATGAGTCCGCAGGACTTTGTGGCGAGGCGCCTGGCGGAGCTCTTCGACGGCTGGCGCTCCGGGGCGTATCTGGAGTCGGTGGAGCAGAATGAAAGCGTGGAGAGCGCCGAAGCCTGGGCGGTTCGCGTCGATGGGAGCACGCTGAGCGTGGAGGCCAGCGCCCAGCCCATTGTGTTTGATGGACGCGACGCTATGCAGCTGATGATCAGTGGTGTGGCCGAGAAAAAGGCGATCCTGGCCGAGCGGTTGCGCATGGATCGCCTGGTGGTCATGGGAACCATGGCTGCAACGGTGGGCCATGAGATCAACAACCCGCTCTCGTACGTGCACGCCAACCTCGACTTTGCGCTTGAAGAACTCGATGTGTGGATGGGTGAGCGCGGCTTTGAGGGGGAGAGCCACGGTCTGGGGGAGGTTTTTGCCGGGCTGCGATCGGCGTTGGAGGGGGCGGAGCGCATTCGCGGGGTGGTCGAGAGCATTCAGAGTTTTTCGGCTCTGGAGCGGGGGATGCCCTCGGCGACCTGGATCGATCAGCCGCTCTACTCCTCGGTGCGCATGGCGCGCGGCGAGATGGGGCCGCGCATTGAGATTGACCTTCGACTTGCGTCAACCTCGCCGGTGACGATGAGTCAGGCGCAGCTCGGGCAGATCTTTATGAACCTGCTCATCAATGCGGCGCATGCGCTCAGCGATGCCGCGGTGGGTCAACCTCGGGTTGTGGTGCGTTCCTACCAGGAAGGAGACTGGGTCTGGGTGGAGTTTGAAGATAACGGCCCGGGTATTGATGAGGCGCTCGTACCCCATGTTTTCGAGCCCTTTATCACGACCAAAGAGGCGTCGCGGGGCACCGGGCTTGGGCTTGCGATCTGTCATCAGATCGTGGCCGATTGCGGCGGAGAGATCCGCGCAGAGCGTGGCGAGCAGGGGGGCTGTTTGATGCGTCTTCGTCTGCCGGCGGCCAGCGAGCCGACCACCCAGATCTTTGAGGTCTATGAGAACGAGATGGAGAGTGAGCGACGGGGCAAGGTGCTGGTGGTCGATCCGGACCCGACCATCGGGGCGAGCTTAAAACGGGTGCTTCGCGCCCAGCACGATGTCGATGTGGTCACCGATGTGGAGGAGGCCTCCCGGGCGCTGGCGCGAGCCTTGCCGGAGTATGACGTGGTGATCTGCGATGTGCGCCTGCGCGGTGGCGCGGGCCTGGAGACCGTGCAATGGGTGCGGCGGCACGCTCCTCGCTACTGGCAGCGGCTGGTGGCGATGACGGCCAGCGCCTGTTCACGTTCTCAGCGCCTGATGCTCGATGAACTTCCCAACCCCTGGTTGCGTAAGCCTTTCGAACTTGCGAATTTGCGCGGTATTGTCGCCGCGCTGGTCCGGGCGAATGAGGAGCATCGGGCGCGAGAGCAGGCGCATCGGCTTTCCGGGGCGCGCATTCGCACGCTGCCCGATGGGGAAAGTTGA
- a CDS encoding ClpXP protease specificity-enhancing factor SspB codes for MSERDDELTGKVRRLFPAQETSEEEGQGSEEVDAVQETHQAQPSTADEKVDEGGASPGEDEAEEVDNVVRLPFGRQDTRRSPTPDLPKAPDDPRSAAKLALFSRLIEEGMVMVTLDPRVDGVSVPSRFQGQPELRLNFSHNFHLTDFDYDGQGVRASLSFQGKRFFCDIPWAAIGMLYAHETGEGYVFEPVSGGPKG; via the coding sequence ATGAGCGAGCGCGACGACGAGTTAACGGGGAAGGTTCGCAGGCTCTTTCCGGCGCAAGAAACCAGTGAAGAGGAAGGTCAGGGGTCCGAAGAGGTCGACGCGGTGCAGGAGACGCATCAGGCCCAACCCTCGACGGCTGACGAGAAGGTCGACGAGGGTGGTGCGTCCCCGGGGGAGGACGAGGCTGAGGAGGTGGACAATGTCGTGCGTCTTCCTTTTGGCCGTCAGGACACCCGGCGTTCACCCACACCGGACCTGCCCAAAGCGCCCGACGACCCCCGTTCGGCAGCTAAACTCGCGCTCTTCTCCCGGTTGATTGAAGAGGGGATGGTCATGGTGACCCTGGACCCGCGGGTCGATGGCGTGAGTGTTCCGTCGCGTTTTCAGGGGCAGCCGGAGCTGCGCCTGAACTTCTCGCATAACTTTCATCTGACGGATTTCGACTATGATGGCCAGGGGGTGCGGGCGTCGCTTTCGTTTCAAGGCAAACGTTTCTTCTGCGACATCCCCTGGGCGGCGATCGGGATGCTCTACGCCCATGAGACCGGTGAGGGCTATGTTTTTGAACCGGTGAGCGGCGGGCCGAAGGGCTAA